A section of the Roseivirga sp. BDSF3-8 genome encodes:
- a CDS encoding serine hydrolase domain-containing protein, protein MKGRTLLLGAGVVVACLTACDTDQAPSDTPLRDSQQQVIREEVPALLDSLVPALQAAHNVPAVGIAVVREGKVVHATTYGSHQDGRQAPPNTLFNVASITKPVTTITTLRLVQSGEWSLDEPLHSWWVDEDVEADPRHRAISTRHSLTHTTGFKNWRRMEPEGQLTIHSEPGSRYQYSGEGMEYLRKALEARFGKDLNMLADSLVFTPLDMKDATLAWLPDEDTARFAWWYDSNGQAYDVSYATPEVSAADDLIVSAGDLAHFAIGAMKPDFIGDSLYAEMITPQVAIHDNASMGLGWQLVQDLPGGHYSLSHEGGDKGVATIMVMLPQANSAVIVLTNGDNGSIICNEVVKQVIPFGEEIIRKLSWGGEIPEVVTVPDTLLDRYAGAYRTNQQTDLNFTKTARGLKIKGQGVPTIEIYPSAENRFFPADYELFFVFEATDSGMTFKLLNQGNAILEGTKKRK, encoded by the coding sequence ATGAAAGGACGCACCTTACTACTAGGGGCCGGCGTAGTGGTAGCCTGCCTCACTGCTTGTGATACCGACCAAGCCCCCTCTGATACTCCCCTACGGGACTCTCAACAACAGGTAATCAGGGAAGAGGTGCCTGCGCTGCTGGACAGCCTGGTGCCGGCCTTGCAGGCAGCGCATAACGTCCCCGCAGTAGGCATCGCTGTGGTGCGTGAGGGGAAGGTAGTACATGCCACTACCTATGGCTCTCACCAGGACGGCCGCCAGGCGCCACCCAATACGCTGTTTAATGTGGCGTCTATTACTAAACCGGTGACTACCATAACGACGCTGCGGCTGGTGCAAAGCGGCGAGTGGTCGCTGGATGAGCCGCTGCACTCCTGGTGGGTGGATGAAGATGTGGAGGCGGACCCACGCCACCGGGCGATTTCGACCCGCCACAGCCTCACGCACACCACAGGGTTTAAAAACTGGCGACGGATGGAGCCTGAAGGGCAACTAACGATACACAGTGAGCCGGGAAGCAGGTACCAGTACAGCGGCGAGGGAATGGAGTACCTGCGTAAGGCACTGGAAGCCCGGTTTGGCAAGGACCTGAATATGCTGGCGGATTCGCTGGTATTTACCCCACTGGACATGAAGGACGCTACGCTGGCATGGCTGCCGGATGAGGATACGGCCCGCTTTGCCTGGTGGTATGATAGTAACGGGCAAGCCTATGATGTGTCTTACGCTACGCCTGAGGTAAGTGCTGCGGATGACCTGATCGTTTCTGCAGGGGATCTGGCACACTTTGCTATCGGGGCCATGAAGCCGGATTTTATCGGAGACAGCCTATACGCAGAAATGATTACCCCCCAGGTAGCGATCCACGATAACGCCTCTATGGGACTGGGTTGGCAACTGGTGCAGGACTTGCCAGGCGGCCACTATTCCCTGAGCCATGAGGGTGGAGACAAGGGGGTAGCGACTATAATGGTGATGCTCCCGCAGGCAAATAGTGCCGTCATTGTACTCACAAATGGCGACAATGGCAGTATCATTTGCAACGAGGTGGTGAAGCAGGTGATACCTTTTGGTGAGGAGATCATCAGAAAGCTATCGTGGGGTGGCGAGATTCCCGAAGTGGTAACGGTACCTGATACCTTGCTGGACAGGTATGCCGGAGCGTACAGAACGAACCAGCAGACGGACCTGAACTTTACAAAGACGGCGAGGGGGCTGAAGATCAAAGGCCAGGGGGTGCCGACTATCGAAATTTACCCTTCGGCAGAAAACCGCTTTTTCCCTGCAGACTATGAGTTGTTCTTCGTATTTGAGGCTACGGACTCCGGCATGACGTTTAAGCTGCTTAACCAGGGTAATGCCATACTGGAAGGCACTAAAAAGAGGAAGTGA
- a CDS encoding tetratricopeptide repeat protein yields MSKRISIFICFILLASLSARTQTLRVYTATGTLADTLRINENLTQARAVIRSQPQQATALISEALSLSEGINHYPSQIRVRILQGTNSLYKGEYEAALGYFRQGIQLAELLDDELSQGRIYNNMAVIYRKQGHYPNALKLYMKALGSFEALKDDFRTAHVLTNIANVYSDNDLYEEAIAYHKRALAIMERLGKQMEAGAILNNLGNCYYETDNPQKALKAYREAFAIRQEMGDGRGTAITLHNIGNIQCDEKAYSSCLESYREALRLAVAVEDAFGISTYSASLGNAYLMTEHMDSAQWYLGQALEMSQHIGAKSTELETLQMMARLDSALGNYKRAFVNYQQYAALKDSLFNLQNAQQITRLQSEYEVKARQQENLALKSEVVLWKKLALFLYLGIIVVFALFLAYRAWLKNRKKQQVKAGGDKQESAEMAGTEGVEQEKESELLRKKQELSTLHLQMMQQNKTLGALRSRLQKEEASDVAVARGPALKEVARELDKLIKGDDNWQSFQVHFESIHTGFFKRLQDKFPGLTLNDHKLCAYLRLNLSTKEIAKLLHVSPAAIQKSRQRLRKKMNLQAESDLSLILSNI; encoded by the coding sequence ATGTCCAAAAGGATATCGATCTTCATTTGCTTTATTTTATTGGCAAGCTTGTCCGCACGTACGCAGACCCTTAGGGTGTACACGGCTACAGGCACCCTGGCAGACACGCTTAGGATAAATGAAAACCTGACGCAGGCCCGTGCGGTGATCCGTAGCCAGCCGCAACAGGCGACGGCCCTGATCTCCGAAGCCCTGAGCCTATCGGAGGGCATTAATCACTACCCCAGTCAGATCAGGGTACGTATCCTACAGGGTACAAACTCCCTTTATAAAGGAGAATACGAGGCGGCTCTGGGTTACTTCAGGCAGGGCATCCAACTGGCAGAACTGCTGGATGATGAACTGAGCCAGGGCCGTATTTATAATAATATGGCTGTGATATACCGTAAGCAGGGCCATTATCCCAATGCACTGAAACTGTATATGAAGGCGCTTGGCTCGTTCGAAGCACTGAAGGATGATTTCCGGACAGCCCATGTACTCACAAATATTGCCAATGTCTATTCGGATAATGATCTCTATGAGGAGGCTATAGCTTACCATAAGCGTGCCCTGGCGATAATGGAAAGGCTGGGTAAGCAGATGGAGGCCGGGGCTATTCTGAATAACCTGGGTAACTGCTACTATGAAACGGACAATCCGCAGAAGGCACTGAAGGCCTACCGTGAGGCTTTTGCCATACGGCAGGAAATGGGTGATGGCCGGGGGACGGCTATTACATTACACAATATCGGTAACATTCAGTGTGATGAGAAAGCGTACAGTAGCTGCCTGGAAAGCTATCGTGAAGCGCTTAGGCTTGCCGTAGCGGTGGAGGATGCTTTCGGGATCAGCACTTACTCGGCGAGCCTGGGCAATGCCTACCTGATGACGGAACATATGGACAGTGCCCAATGGTACCTGGGGCAGGCACTGGAGATGTCACAACATATAGGGGCCAAATCCACTGAACTGGAAACGCTGCAGATGATGGCGAGGCTGGACTCAGCGCTGGGCAACTACAAAAGGGCTTTTGTGAATTACCAGCAGTATGCTGCACTGAAAGACTCTCTCTTTAACCTGCAAAATGCCCAGCAGATCACCAGGCTACAATCAGAATATGAGGTAAAAGCCAGGCAGCAGGAAAATCTGGCACTTAAATCTGAGGTTGTCCTTTGGAAAAAGCTGGCTTTATTTCTGTACCTGGGCATCATTGTGGTCTTTGCTTTATTTCTTGCCTACCGGGCATGGCTTAAAAACAGGAAAAAACAACAGGTAAAGGCTGGCGGTGATAAGCAGGAAAGCGCTGAAATGGCCGGCACTGAGGGGGTGGAGCAGGAGAAAGAGTCCGAACTGCTACGAAAAAAGCAGGAACTAAGTACGCTTCACCTGCAAATGATGCAACAGAACAAAACGCTTGGTGCGCTCCGCAGCCGGCTGCAAAAGGAGGAGGCCTCAGATGTGGCGGTAGCCCGGGGGCCTGCCCTGAAAGAGGTGGCGAGGGAACTGGACAAACTGATCAAGGGGGACGATAACTGGCAGAGCTTCCAGGTACACTTTGAGAGTATCCATACAGGCTTCTTCAAAAGACTGCAGGATAAGTTTCCGGGCCTTACCCTGAACGACCATAAGCTGTGTGCCTACCTGAGGCTGAACCTGTCTACCAAAGAAATTGCAAAATTACTACATGTCTCTCCCGCAGCCATTCAAAAATCGCGGCAAAGGCTGCGGAAAAAAATGAATCTTCAGGCTGAGTCAGACCTGTCTCTTATCCTGTCCAACATATAA
- a CDS encoding T9SS type A sorting domain-containing protein, translating into MELCNFTYSLLKRRLLSLAVLGLICLTGAGPALAQAGGFIFKLRDQQTGLNVAGAKVFVYDEADKNASPLAIYERGNMNVSLEDGYYRFVIKAPGYDDLETYFKSEAGQTLEVKAMLDPRSPSSEMYRRLSEKGNASASRSANESVIEGYVGDKETGEPLQGVRVAVGPRQGVTNAQGFFQIRMPAPEQSAKAINDPELMPAQATLVITKEGYRQHEVQDFFLMPDTQSFKIALEKGSAEGRVAPSTEKYQHGMFAEKHEDEEPVKDFGFRNPFMSQQASANTAPPMPTSIRIGTGCNTSYCTCTGVIVLNFESYVEAGLDDEWISGWNANSLRAGAIAYRTYAARHTIYPYASNYDLTSNTCRQAYGSASYAATINAAQYTSGQVLVKGGTFAFSEYSAENNAKACADGYAGDNNVYACFSDAVCAGYNPNGHGRGMCQWGSARWANSGYSHTWILDHYYNRNGIYRATGGSSGGGTNIATSASVYSHSSDYGAGYTAWQAIDGRLDTKWVSNGVNTYQAMYLNLNGYFNINKFVIKHAGANGEWSAMNTEHYKIYYWSGSSWVSVVDYYNTQQHNETSHNVSLSAQYVYLEILDPGVDNYTRIPEWEIYGSSGSRAELQPQPPLNNSLSSLMVYPNPAEDELNVRFGTPRQQPYSLSMVDITGREVYTESFDNADNSSSASVRVSNLKPGIYLLTVSGAEGTETIRCQVK; encoded by the coding sequence ATGGAGCTATGTAATTTTACCTATTCACTACTAAAACGGAGGCTGCTTAGCCTGGCGGTTTTGGGGCTGATATGCCTCACAGGGGCGGGACCTGCCCTGGCACAGGCGGGTGGCTTTATTTTCAAACTGCGCGATCAGCAGACGGGCCTTAATGTGGCCGGTGCTAAGGTATTCGTATACGATGAAGCTGATAAAAATGCTTCACCCCTTGCGATCTATGAGCGTGGCAATATGAATGTATCTCTGGAAGATGGCTACTACCGCTTTGTCATTAAGGCGCCGGGATATGACGACCTTGAAACGTACTTTAAATCGGAAGCTGGTCAGACACTGGAGGTGAAAGCTATGCTGGACCCTCGCTCACCTTCTTCTGAAATGTACAGGCGACTTTCCGAAAAGGGAAATGCTTCGGCAAGCCGGTCTGCTAATGAGTCTGTCATAGAGGGCTATGTAGGCGACAAAGAAACAGGCGAGCCCCTGCAGGGTGTACGGGTAGCGGTAGGTCCGCGTCAGGGTGTAACGAACGCCCAAGGATTCTTCCAAATCCGCATGCCTGCCCCTGAGCAGTCTGCGAAAGCTATAAATGATCCTGAACTGATGCCGGCGCAGGCTACACTGGTGATCACTAAAGAGGGCTACCGCCAGCACGAAGTGCAGGATTTCTTCCTGATGCCAGACACGCAGTCTTTCAAAATTGCACTGGAAAAAGGCAGCGCTGAAGGCCGTGTAGCACCAAGTACGGAAAAGTACCAGCATGGTATGTTTGCCGAAAAGCACGAGGATGAAGAGCCTGTCAAGGATTTCGGTTTCCGTAACCCGTTCATGAGCCAGCAGGCCTCAGCCAATACAGCCCCGCCCATGCCTACTTCTATCCGCATAGGTACCGGCTGTAATACGTCTTACTGTACGTGTACCGGCGTCATTGTACTCAACTTTGAGTCATACGTAGAAGCCGGACTGGACGATGAGTGGATCTCGGGCTGGAATGCCAACTCGCTCCGTGCCGGCGCTATTGCTTACCGTACATACGCTGCCCGCCACACGATATATCCTTATGCGAGCAACTATGATCTTACCAGCAATACCTGCCGCCAGGCTTATGGTTCTGCCTCATACGCAGCCACTATTAACGCGGCGCAGTATACCTCAGGTCAGGTACTGGTAAAGGGCGGTACCTTTGCCTTTTCAGAATACTCTGCCGAGAATAACGCCAAGGCTTGTGCTGACGGCTATGCGGGGGATAACAATGTATATGCCTGCTTCTCAGATGCTGTATGTGCCGGCTACAATCCGAACGGCCACGGCCGTGGCATGTGCCAGTGGGGCTCTGCACGCTGGGCCAACAGCGGCTACAGCCATACCTGGATTCTGGACCACTACTATAACCGTAACGGTATCTACCGGGCCACGGGTGGTTCTTCAGGAGGCGGGACCAATATTGCCACCAGTGCTTCTGTTTACTCACACTCTTCTGACTATGGCGCAGGCTACACAGCCTGGCAGGCTATCGATGGCAGGCTCGATACCAAATGGGTGTCCAATGGTGTGAACACCTACCAGGCGATGTACCTGAACCTGAACGGATACTTCAATATTAACAAGTTCGTGATCAAACATGCGGGCGCCAATGGCGAATGGTCTGCAATGAATACGGAGCACTATAAGATCTACTACTGGAGCGGCAGCAGCTGGGTAAGTGTAGTGGACTACTATAACACGCAGCAGCATAATGAGACCTCGCATAACGTGAGCCTATCGGCGCAGTATGTCTACCTGGAAATACTGGACCCGGGCGTGGACAATTACACACGTATACCTGAGTGGGAGATCTATGGCAGCAGTGGCTCCAGAGCAGAGCTACAGCCGCAGCCACCGCTTAATAACAGCCTGAGCTCGCTGATGGTCTACCCTAACCCGGCAGAAGATGAGCTGAATGTACGCTTCGGCACGCCCCGCCAGCAGCCTTACAGCCTCTCGATGGTAGACATTACGGGCCGCGAGGTATATACGGAAAGCTTTGACAATGCTGACAACAGCAGCAGCGCTTCTGTACGGGTTTCAAACCTGAAGCCTGGCATCTATCTGCTTACGGTAAGTGGTGCTGAAGGCACGGAGACTATCCGCTGCCAGGTAAAATAA
- a CDS encoding peptidoglycan DD-metalloendopeptidase family protein — MNQLIKHICGLALLLISGAAFGQNAAFTLTTSGDSHIYWPYGSSQFNSKTGSWCCNNGASGSYCPTGTNNWRVTNGTGCGFHTGGDTYAEDWQRDTRANTLNQPVYAPLSGTIKVARDVGNSYGNMVVIQSDVNAGFAFMVAHLNSDNVYEGQYVSVGDLIGYVGASGGQAVVHTHVVLYKGITASALENLKYGATPPSYMAAPFYMDAVGGGSSSGTNLSANAAVYSHTSDYGAGYTPWQAIDGSTSTKWVSDGVNATQTMYLNLNGNFNVTKLVLKHAGAGGEWSAMNTEHYEIKYYNGSSWVQAVNHYNTSQQNITQHTVNFNAQYVLLRIYDPGVDNYTRLPEWEIWGSGSGARTAEVQPPMDKIEASQPLITLFPNPVQDQLSINWTGDNRDGVKIDIINTSGQVVKSMNVDELNGNNAINMDIANLNPGVYQLAVSGKEGKEVSSFVKK; from the coding sequence ATGAATCAATTGATAAAACATATATGTGGCCTGGCGCTGCTCCTGATCTCAGGAGCGGCCTTCGGGCAGAACGCAGCATTTACGCTGACCACTTCGGGCGACTCGCATATCTACTGGCCCTATGGCAGCTCACAGTTCAACTCCAAGACAGGTAGCTGGTGCTGTAACAATGGGGCCAGCGGGAGCTACTGCCCTACGGGTACGAATAACTGGCGGGTGACCAACGGCACAGGCTGTGGCTTTCACACAGGTGGCGATACCTATGCGGAGGACTGGCAGCGCGACACGCGCGCAAACACACTGAACCAGCCTGTGTATGCCCCCTTATCGGGCACTATTAAGGTAGCCCGCGATGTAGGGAACAGCTACGGTAACATGGTGGTGATACAGTCGGATGTAAACGCAGGCTTTGCCTTTATGGTGGCACACCTGAACAGTGACAATGTATACGAAGGCCAGTATGTATCGGTGGGAGACCTGATCGGTTATGTGGGTGCTTCCGGCGGCCAGGCTGTGGTGCATACGCATGTGGTGCTGTACAAAGGCATTACGGCCTCTGCACTGGAGAATCTGAAGTACGGCGCTACGCCTCCTTCTTATATGGCGGCTCCTTTCTACATGGATGCTGTAGGTGGAGGATCATCTTCCGGAACCAATCTTTCCGCTAATGCGGCTGTATACTCTCACACCTCTGACTATGGTGCAGGCTATACACCCTGGCAGGCGATAGACGGCTCTACGTCTACCAAGTGGGTATCTGACGGAGTGAACGCCACGCAGACGATGTACCTGAACCTGAACGGTAACTTTAACGTGACCAAGCTGGTGCTGAAACACGCCGGAGCGGGTGGTGAGTGGTCTGCCATGAATACGGAGCACTATGAGATCAAGTACTACAATGGCAGTAGCTGGGTGCAGGCGGTAAATCACTACAATACCTCACAGCAGAACATCACACAGCATACAGTAAACTTTAATGCCCAATATGTACTGCTGAGAATATACGATCCGGGCGTGGACAACTACACCCGCCTGCCTGAGTGGGAGATATGGGGCAGCGGTTCCGGTGCCAGAACGGCTGAGGTGCAGCCTCCGATGGACAAAATTGAAGCCTCGCAGCCTCTCATTACCTTATTCCCTAACCCGGTGCAGGACCAGCTAAGCATAAACTGGACAGGTGATAACCGTGATGGGGTAAAGATCGATATCATCAATACTTCCGGACAGGTAGTAAAAAGCATGAATGTAGATGAGCTGAATGGCAACAACGCGATCAATATGGACATCGCTAACCTTAACCCGGGGGTCTATCAACTGGCTGTTTCCGGTAAGGAGGGTAAAGAGGTAAGCTCTTTCGTGAAAAAATAA
- a CDS encoding efflux RND transporter permease subunit: MAKDIEDKETKNIKGPIAYMAKNPLVANLLMIILIGGGAWTMYSVQKEVYPQFALDVVEVSVVYPGSAPAEVEQGILMPVEEAIRGVQGIKEISSTAEEGSGRITIELVAGTDRMKAFQDIDQSIARIRTFPDEIEEPEVRLQSRQRSVMEVGLYGNVDIWTLRKLAERLRDRLLNNESITQVEIGNVPEYVTHVEIPRNKLREYNLTLGQVADLISRSSEDVPAGSVETESGEILLRMKERKQWAEEFGNIEIITSSSGATVTLGELANIRDGFEETGFHSQFNQTPSVELDIYRIGGQSPLEIAEAVQGILDEYEQTLPEGVKIRIDSNAAEDYRERLSLLTENGIMAIFIVLIILALFLEYKLAFWVMMGMAIAFIGGMIFLPLIDVSINMISMFGFLVVLGIVVDDAVVVGENIYEYRQQGMSPLKAAIAGTRDISRPVVFSILTNIIAFIPLLFIPGTTGKFWWPLPAVVIIVLAVSLFEALFILPSHLGHSKKKDRLNIGKYITRYQERFAKGFERLVDTYYRPFLRKCLDNRYITLSASLGLLLVVGGYGYSDHMGMILMPEVSADEIEAGVSLPVSTTPDQAARVADEITTSTLRMFEEHDLYQVAEGVKTNVRNQNFIDVEIVMKDPDQRDMSAQQVIELWRDEIGDIEGVDQITFEAERGPGGYAQDISVDLSHSDIEVLEAASMAFSEKMKSFSNTRDVNDNYNKGKLQYDFELLPEGRNLGITPSYVGQQVRDAFFGALAMRQLRGNNEVEVRVKLPYEERKDLYNLEDFLIQTPDSVSVPLLDVVDVRQREAFTSINRRNGRRVVTVGMDVEPANTVSQVLESLKTDVLPQLRADYPGITWSFEGSQADMRESTQSLYGGFIMAMLIIYALLAIAFGNYIQPLIVMAAIPFGIVGAVLGHILLGYDLSLVSLMGVIALSGVVVNDSLIMIDYANRRRGDKSVFEAIHEAGVRRFRPIMLTTLTTFGGLTPIILESSKQAKNLIPMAISLGFGIIFATTIILLIVPSLYLILEDIYVAIRGKKIVRPEAAKA, translated from the coding sequence ATGGCAAAGGACATAGAAGATAAGGAAACAAAGAACATCAAGGGCCCCATCGCCTACATGGCAAAGAACCCGCTGGTGGCCAACCTGCTTATGATCATACTGATCGGCGGAGGTGCCTGGACCATGTACTCCGTACAGAAAGAGGTCTACCCCCAGTTTGCCCTCGATGTGGTAGAGGTAAGCGTCGTATACCCCGGTTCTGCACCCGCAGAGGTAGAGCAGGGTATCCTTATGCCGGTGGAGGAGGCCATCCGTGGTGTACAGGGCATCAAAGAGATCAGCAGTACCGCCGAGGAAGGGTCGGGTAGAATAACGATAGAGCTGGTAGCCGGTACCGACCGTATGAAAGCCTTCCAGGACATAGATCAGTCCATTGCCCGTATACGCACCTTTCCCGATGAGATAGAGGAGCCCGAAGTGCGCCTGCAGTCACGGCAGCGCTCGGTTATGGAAGTGGGCCTCTACGGTAACGTAGATATCTGGACCCTGCGAAAGCTCGCTGAACGCCTGCGTGACCGCCTCCTCAATAACGAGTCCATTACCCAGGTGGAGATAGGCAATGTCCCCGAGTACGTCACCCACGTGGAAATACCCCGCAACAAGCTGCGGGAGTACAACCTTACCCTCGGACAGGTGGCCGACCTCATCAGCCGCTCGAGCGAAGACGTGCCAGCCGGGTCTGTCGAGACCGAATCCGGTGAGATACTGCTGCGTATGAAAGAGCGTAAGCAGTGGGCCGAAGAGTTCGGTAATATTGAGATCATTACCTCCTCCTCCGGCGCTACCGTTACCCTGGGCGAGCTGGCCAACATACGGGACGGCTTCGAAGAGACCGGCTTTCACTCACAGTTTAACCAGACCCCTTCCGTAGAGCTGGACATCTACCGGATAGGTGGCCAGAGCCCCCTGGAGATTGCCGAAGCCGTGCAGGGCATACTGGACGAATACGAGCAAACATTGCCCGAAGGCGTTAAAATACGTATAGACAGCAATGCCGCAGAAGACTATCGCGAGCGCCTGTCACTGCTTACGGAGAATGGCATCATGGCTATCTTCATCGTACTCATCATACTCGCCCTTTTCCTTGAGTATAAGCTGGCCTTCTGGGTCATGATGGGCATGGCTATCGCCTTTATAGGTGGCATGATCTTCCTGCCCCTTATTGATGTCAGCATCAACATGATCTCCATGTTTGGCTTCCTTGTCGTGCTGGGTATAGTGGTAGATGATGCCGTGGTAGTAGGGGAGAATATCTACGAATACCGCCAGCAGGGTATGAGCCCCCTCAAAGCCGCCATTGCCGGTACGCGCGACATCTCACGCCCCGTGGTATTCAGTATCCTTACCAACATTATCGCCTTTATCCCCCTGCTGTTCATACCCGGTACCACCGGTAAGTTCTGGTGGCCGCTGCCCGCTGTCGTCATCATCGTACTGGCCGTATCCCTGTTTGAAGCGCTCTTTATCCTGCCCAGCCACCTCGGCCACAGCAAAAAGAAAGACCGCCTGAACATAGGTAAGTACATCACCCGCTACCAGGAACGCTTTGCCAAAGGCTTCGAGCGGTTGGTGGATACCTATTACCGCCCTTTTCTGCGAAAGTGCCTCGATAACCGCTACATCACCCTCAGCGCCAGCCTTGGCCTGCTGCTCGTAGTGGGCGGCTACGGGTACAGCGATCACATGGGCATGATCCTCATGCCCGAGGTATCGGCCGATGAGATAGAAGCAGGTGTAAGCCTTCCTGTAAGCACCACTCCTGACCAGGCTGCCCGCGTGGCCGACGAGATCACCACCTCCACCCTCCGCATGTTTGAGGAGCATGACCTCTACCAGGTGGCCGAGGGGGTAAAAACCAACGTGCGTAACCAGAACTTCATCGATGTGGAGATCGTGATGAAAGACCCCGACCAGCGTGATATGAGCGCCCAGCAAGTGATCGAGCTATGGCGCGATGAGATCGGCGACATAGAGGGCGTGGACCAGATCACCTTTGAGGCCGAGCGGGGCCCCGGGGGCTATGCACAGGACATCAGTGTAGACCTGAGCCACAGCGACATAGAAGTGCTGGAAGCAGCCAGTATGGCCTTTTCTGAAAAAATGAAGTCCTTCAGTAACACCCGCGACGTAAACGACAATTATAATAAGGGCAAACTGCAGTACGACTTCGAACTTCTGCCCGAAGGGCGCAACCTCGGCATTACCCCCAGCTACGTCGGCCAGCAGGTACGCGATGCCTTTTTCGGGGCCCTTGCCATGCGCCAGCTACGCGGAAATAATGAAGTGGAAGTGCGCGTAAAGCTTCCCTACGAAGAACGCAAAGACCTCTATAATCTCGAAGACTTTCTCATCCAGACCCCCGACAGCGTAAGCGTACCCCTGCTGGATGTAGTAGATGTGCGTCAGCGTGAGGCCTTTACCAGCATTAACCGCCGCAATGGCCGCCGCGTGGTCACCGTAGGAATGGACGTGGAGCCAGCCAATACCGTATCACAGGTGCTGGAGTCACTCAAGACCGACGTGCTGCCCCAGCTACGCGCCGACTACCCCGGTATCACCTGGAGCTTTGAGGGGAGCCAGGCCGATATGCGTGAAAGTACCCAAAGCCTGTACGGCGGATTTATCATGGCCATGCTCATTATATATGCCCTGTTGGCCATAGCTTTCGGTAATTATATACAGCCTCTGATCGTCATGGCCGCTATACCCTTCGGTATTGTAGGGGCGGTACTTGGTCACATCCTGCTCGGCTATGACCTTTCCCTCGTAAGCCTCATGGGGGTGATAGCCCTCTCCGGGGTGGTGGTAAATGACTCCCTCATCATGATCGACTATGCAAACAGAAGGCGGGGCGACAAGTCCGTATTTGAGGCCATCCATGAGGCAGGCGTAAGGCGTTTCAGGCCCATTATGCTTACCACCCTCACCACCTTCGGCGGGCTGACCCCCATTATTTTAGAAAGCTCTAAGCAGGCTAAGAACCTCATCCCCATGGCCATCAGCCTGGGCTTCGGTATCATCTTCGCCACCACCATTATCCTGCTCATAGTACCCAGCCTCTACCTCATACTGGAAGATATCTATGTGGCTATCAGGGGCAAAAAGATCGTACGCCCCGAAGCAGCAAAGGCTTAG
- a CDS encoding efflux RND transporter periplasmic adaptor subunit, producing MNKKKTLIICLIILGVAAVATFIIFTSEPEAERSGATKQTDMLVDVVRVEGGSFSPEIVVTGSVRPSKEVWLSPRVSGEILSISESFEPGGYVKKGEMLYRIDPADYRNALELRLSDLRQAEAELEIEQGRQKVARKDLELVEDIVPEGDNDLVLREPQLNSVQARLKAARASVNQARLALERTTVRAPFDAHILSRSVNEGSQVAPGDNTGRLVGMDTYWVIVNIPVSKLRWLNFPDSPGEQGSPVKIRNRNAWPEGVYRTGYLHKLVGSLDGQTRLAQAIISVPDPTAYNKDSEVPGLMINGFVEARIQATEVENVVRLNRDYLREDETVWVMKDGKLQIRETEVLLTDATYAYISEGLSEDDRVVATNLTTVTEGAGLRVAEGTDSTMRADSTQRASKKENEDRQQEEG from the coding sequence ATGAACAAAAAGAAAACCCTCATCATATGCCTCATCATACTCGGAGTAGCCGCCGTGGCTACCTTTATCATATTTACCTCCGAGCCTGAGGCTGAGCGTAGCGGGGCCACGAAACAGACGGATATGCTCGTGGATGTGGTACGGGTAGAAGGGGGCAGCTTTAGCCCGGAGATAGTCGTTACCGGCTCTGTGCGCCCCTCCAAAGAAGTATGGCTCAGCCCGCGCGTGAGTGGTGAGATACTCAGCATATCCGAATCATTCGAGCCGGGTGGCTATGTCAAAAAAGGAGAGATGCTGTACCGTATAGACCCGGCCGACTACCGCAATGCACTGGAACTGCGGCTGAGTGACCTGAGGCAGGCAGAGGCTGAACTGGAAATAGAACAGGGCCGGCAGAAAGTGGCCCGCAAAGACCTGGAGCTGGTGGAAGACATCGTACCGGAGGGGGATAACGACCTGGTCCTGCGCGAGCCACAGCTTAATTCCGTGCAGGCCCGGCTAAAGGCGGCGCGGGCCTCTGTAAATCAGGCCCGGCTCGCCCTGGAGCGTACAACCGTCCGGGCACCCTTTGATGCACATATCCTTTCCAGAAGTGTAAATGAAGGTAGCCAGGTAGCCCCCGGTGATAATACCGGCCGGCTCGTGGGTATGGATACCTACTGGGTCATCGTAAACATACCCGTCTCTAAACTTCGCTGGCTTAACTTCCCCGATTCTCCCGGAGAGCAAGGCTCTCCTGTGAAGATACGAAACCGTAATGCCTGGCCCGAAGGGGTCTACCGTACCGGCTACCTGCATAAGCTGGTGGGTTCGCTGGATGGACAGACGCGCCTGGCGCAGGCCATCATTTCCGTGCCCGATCCTACCGCCTATAATAAAGACAGCGAAGTGCCGGGCCTTATGATCAATGGCTTTGTGGAAGCCCGCATACAAGCTACGGAAGTAGAGAATGTAGTTAGGCTTAACCGTGATTACCTCCGTGAGGATGAGACCGTATGGGTGATGAAAGACGGCAAGCTGCAGATAAGGGAAACGGAGGTGCTGCTTACCGATGCCACGTATGCCTACATCAGCGAGGGGCTGAGCGAGGACGACCGGGTAGTAGCCACCAACCTCACCACCGTAACCGAGGGCGCAGGCCTGCGCGTGGCAGAAGGCACAGACAGCACCATGCGGGCAGACTCTACCCAGCGCGCCAGTAAGAAAGAAAACGAGGACAGGCAACAGGAGGAAGGCTAA